A single Calidifontibacter indicus DNA region contains:
- a CDS encoding ABC transporter permease, which translates to MAKGGVGMILEKVWQWLTDGANWSGPNGIPMRLEEHLIYSFVTVLIAAAIGIPLGTWIAHSGRGRWLVTAANAARAVPSLGLLFVASMWAGSRFSSDLGAYIAPSIVVLVILAIPPILAGAYAGVSEVDPAARDAAKGMGMTGGQVFGRVELPNALPLIFSGLRSATLQVIATATIAASVSLGGLGRYLIDGLAQSRYDIMVGGSVLVALLALVIDLLFGLVQRFVVSPGLTGRTVRRSVRSQTKAIEATGSVR; encoded by the coding sequence ATGGCGAAAGGCGGTGTCGGGATGATCCTGGAGAAGGTCTGGCAGTGGCTCACCGACGGCGCCAACTGGAGCGGCCCGAACGGCATCCCGATGCGCTTGGAAGAACACCTGATCTACAGCTTCGTCACCGTGCTCATCGCGGCGGCGATCGGCATCCCGCTGGGCACCTGGATCGCGCACAGCGGTCGCGGCCGCTGGTTGGTCACGGCTGCCAATGCCGCCCGCGCCGTGCCCTCGCTCGGTCTGCTGTTCGTCGCGTCGATGTGGGCCGGCTCGCGGTTCAGCAGCGACCTCGGTGCCTACATCGCGCCGTCGATCGTGGTGCTGGTGATCCTCGCGATCCCGCCGATCCTGGCCGGTGCCTACGCGGGGGTCTCCGAGGTCGACCCGGCCGCCCGCGACGCCGCGAAGGGCATGGGCATGACCGGCGGCCAGGTCTTCGGACGCGTGGAGTTGCCCAACGCGCTGCCGCTGATCTTCTCCGGCCTGCGCAGCGCCACCCTGCAGGTGATCGCGACCGCCACCATCGCCGCGTCCGTCTCGCTCGGCGGCCTCGGCCGCTACCTCATCGACGGGCTCGCGCAGAGCCGCTACGACATCATGGTCGGCGGCTCCGTGCTGGTCGCGCTGCTCGCGCTCGTCATCGACCTGTTGTTCGGCCTCGTCCAGCGATTCGTCGTCTCACCCGGCCTGACCGGCCGCACCGTCCGCCGTTCCGTCCGTTCGCAGACCAAGGCCATCGAAGCCACCGGGAGTGTCCGATGA
- a CDS encoding ABC transporter substrate-binding protein, whose protein sequence is MNRPSNRPHNRRPSRRAALAAALALTVSLTGCGLSGNALDSGSGGGDCKTDKPKAGAVKIGSANFPESGLLAEIYAGALRAKGINATTTDPIGAREAYLKALGDGSVQVVPEYTGSLLTFLDKEAKEKDPGEVYAALLTTIPCSQIALQPSAAEDSNAMVVTRATANKWGLKTVSDLAKHANEIVIAAPPEFAGRDQGLLGLKSTYNLTPKSFRPLGATAAIVDALKNNQAQAANIFTTDPSIKANDFVALQDDKKLFGSDQVVPLVARQAATPQLQVTLNAVSAKLTTDKLAEMVKQVVVDKKDATQVAKNFLQESGLS, encoded by the coding sequence ATGAACCGCCCCTCCAACCGTCCGCACAATCGCCGACCCAGCCGGCGTGCCGCCCTGGCGGCCGCCCTTGCCCTCACCGTCTCGCTCACCGGTTGCGGGCTGTCGGGCAACGCGCTCGACTCCGGGTCGGGCGGCGGCGACTGCAAGACCGACAAGCCGAAGGCGGGTGCGGTCAAGATCGGTTCGGCCAACTTCCCCGAGTCGGGGCTGCTCGCCGAGATCTACGCGGGAGCGTTGCGCGCCAAGGGCATCAACGCGACGACCACCGACCCGATCGGCGCCCGCGAGGCCTACCTGAAGGCGCTCGGCGACGGCTCGGTGCAGGTGGTGCCCGAGTACACCGGGTCGTTGCTGACCTTCCTCGACAAGGAAGCCAAGGAGAAAGACCCGGGCGAGGTCTACGCGGCGTTGCTGACGACGATTCCGTGCAGTCAGATCGCGTTGCAGCCCTCGGCCGCCGAAGACTCCAACGCGATGGTGGTCACCCGCGCCACCGCGAACAAGTGGGGTCTGAAGACCGTCTCCGACCTGGCCAAGCACGCCAACGAGATCGTCATCGCCGCGCCGCCGGAGTTCGCCGGCCGTGACCAAGGTCTGCTGGGGTTGAAGAGCACCTACAACCTCACCCCGAAGAGCTTCCGGCCGCTCGGTGCCACCGCCGCGATCGTCGACGCGCTGAAGAACAACCAGGCGCAGGCGGCCAACATCTTCACCACCGACCCGTCGATCAAGGCCAACGACTTCGTCGCGCTGCAGGACGACAAGAAGTTGTTCGGGTCAGACCAGGTCGTGCCGTTGGTGGCCCGGCAGGCGGCGACGCCACAACTGCAGGTCACCCTCAACGCCGTCTCGGCCAAGCTGACCACCGACAAGCTGGCCGAAATGGTGAAGCAGGTCGTCGTCGACAAGAAGGACGCGACGCAGGTCGCGAAAAACTTTCTGCAGGAATCCGGCCTGTCCTGA